A single region of the Paraburkholderia megapolitana genome encodes:
- a CDS encoding class I SAM-dependent methyltransferase produces MTPSNRDVHHAAAQGYTTTADNYVRGRPDYPPAVAGWLRETLGLAAGRTVIDLGAGTGKFTPRLLETGATVIAVEPVEQMRDKLSAALPQVEALAGTAAAIPLDDASVDAVVCAQSFHWFATREALAEIHRVLKPGGRLGLVWNLRDARVGWVAQLDRIVNRAEGDTPRYYTGAWRSVFPFAGFSTLQEAHFSIGHTGSPEDVIVARVRSTSFIAALPEAARAQIDAEVRALIAAEPELAGKDIVTLPYETAAFCTIKEGA; encoded by the coding sequence ATGACGCCATCGAATCGCGATGTTCATCACGCCGCTGCGCAGGGCTACACCACGACCGCCGACAACTACGTACGCGGTCGTCCCGACTATCCGCCGGCCGTCGCCGGCTGGCTGCGCGAGACGCTGGGCCTTGCAGCGGGCCGCACGGTCATCGATCTCGGCGCGGGCACCGGCAAGTTCACACCGCGTCTGCTGGAAACCGGCGCCACGGTGATCGCCGTCGAGCCCGTCGAGCAGATGCGCGACAAGCTGTCGGCGGCATTGCCGCAGGTCGAAGCGCTGGCCGGTACGGCCGCGGCGATTCCGCTCGACGATGCGTCAGTGGATGCCGTGGTGTGCGCGCAGTCGTTCCACTGGTTCGCGACCCGCGAGGCGCTCGCCGAGATTCATCGCGTGTTGAAGCCGGGTGGGCGCTTAGGGCTCGTGTGGAATCTGCGCGATGCACGCGTGGGCTGGGTGGCGCAGCTCGATCGCATCGTCAACCGTGCTGAGGGCGACACGCCGCGTTACTACACGGGTGCGTGGCGCAGCGTGTTTCCGTTTGCGGGTTTCAGCACGCTGCAGGAAGCGCATTTTTCGATCGGTCACACCGGGTCGCCCGAAGATGTGATCGTGGCGCGGGTCCGTTCGACCAGCTTCATTGCGGCGCTTCCGGAAGCAGCACGCGCGCAGATCGATGCCGAAGTGCGCGCGCTGATTGCCGCGGAGCCGGAACTTGCCGGCAAGGACATCGTCACGCTGCCTTATGAAACGGCGGCGTTCTGCACGATCAAAGAAGGCGCGTGA
- a CDS encoding AI-2E family transporter, protein MSQPRPPNRVFPTGAPGIQTLTTVIISVVVVCGLYFGRAVLVPITLAVLLSFLLAPLVGVLRRLRIGQVPSIVVAVVIALVTLLAVSTLIAAQFAQLATDLPQYQVAIEAKIETVQEKTIGRADALLSRASTALQGVMPKARPQHGGRAQRPTAAAPMPVEVHEPMPSPLELTRRVFSPVVGPLETMFIVIVVTIFILFQREDLRDRLIRLFGSSDLHRTTTALNDAAKRLSRYFVAQLGVNLGTGAVISTGLAIIGVPGALLFGVLTALLRFVPYIGTWIAAILATVLAAAIQPQWTMGVLTLVLFVVVDIVAGQIVEPLLYGHSSGLSPLAVVVAAIFWSWLWGPIGLVLSTPLTLCLVTLGRYADRLKFIAVLLGDQPALTPAQMFYQRLLADDPQEAIDQAMRLLRDLPLIDYYDNVAREGLRLARTDTLRGVFSPEQLVRMNESLLDIVESLEDIGGAPDERLKLEIAGAVESAGPAADANADGAREREHDLAALIAPARGANVLCIAGRGAFDDAAVAIAVQLLTRFGLAPAAATYEQFRKRHTDPDATGDATIVCVLTLDAAEAPLYLQNLLRRVQERAPAATLIVGVGGPGESVAGASADSDARSAATFRDLVGLCLLAGGVAARP, encoded by the coding sequence ATGTCGCAACCCAGACCGCCTAACCGCGTCTTTCCCACCGGCGCCCCAGGCATCCAGACCCTGACGACGGTGATCATCAGCGTCGTGGTCGTGTGCGGGCTGTACTTCGGCCGCGCGGTGCTGGTGCCGATCACGCTCGCGGTGCTGCTGAGCTTTCTGCTCGCGCCGCTCGTCGGTGTGTTGCGGCGGCTGCGCATCGGCCAGGTTCCGTCGATCGTCGTCGCCGTGGTCATCGCGCTCGTCACGCTGCTCGCCGTCAGCACGCTGATCGCCGCGCAGTTCGCGCAGCTCGCGACCGATCTGCCGCAGTACCAGGTCGCGATCGAAGCCAAGATCGAAACCGTGCAGGAGAAGACCATCGGTCGCGCCGACGCGCTGCTGAGCCGCGCGTCCACCGCGCTGCAAGGCGTGATGCCGAAGGCCCGTCCGCAACACGGCGGCCGCGCGCAACGCCCGACCGCCGCCGCGCCGATGCCGGTCGAAGTGCACGAACCGATGCCCTCGCCGCTCGAACTGACGCGCCGCGTGTTCTCGCCGGTGGTCGGGCCGCTCGAGACGATGTTCATCGTGATCGTGGTGACCATCTTCATCCTGTTTCAGCGCGAGGATCTGCGCGACCGGTTGATCCGCCTGTTCGGTTCGAGCGACCTGCACCGCACGACGACCGCGCTCAACGACGCGGCCAAACGCTTGAGCCGCTACTTCGTCGCGCAGCTCGGCGTCAATCTCGGCACCGGCGCGGTAATCTCGACCGGCCTCGCGATCATCGGCGTGCCGGGTGCATTGCTGTTCGGCGTGCTGACCGCGCTGCTGCGCTTCGTGCCGTATATCGGCACGTGGATCGCGGCGATCCTTGCCACCGTTCTCGCGGCCGCGATCCAGCCGCAATGGACCATGGGCGTTCTGACTCTCGTGCTGTTCGTCGTGGTCGACATCGTCGCGGGTCAGATTGTCGAGCCGTTGTTGTACGGCCATAGCTCGGGGCTGTCGCCGCTCGCGGTGGTCGTCGCGGCAATTTTCTGGAGCTGGCTGTGGGGGCCGATCGGCCTCGTGCTGTCGACACCGCTCACGCTCTGTCTCGTCACGCTCGGGCGCTACGCGGACCGTCTCAAGTTCATCGCGGTGCTGCTTGGCGACCAGCCGGCGCTCACCCCTGCGCAGATGTTCTATCAGCGGTTGCTCGCCGACGATCCTCAAGAAGCCATCGATCAGGCCATGCGGCTGCTGCGCGACCTGCCGCTGATCGACTACTACGACAACGTCGCGCGCGAAGGTCTGCGGCTCGCGCGCACCGACACGCTGCGTGGCGTCTTCTCGCCCGAGCAGCTCGTGCGGATGAACGAATCGCTGCTCGATATTGTCGAGAGCCTCGAGGATATCGGTGGGGCGCCGGACGAACGCTTGAAGCTCGAAATCGCGGGCGCGGTGGAATCGGCTGGACCGGCGGCAGACGCCAATGCCGACGGAGCGCGAGAGCGCGAGCACGACCTCGCGGCTCTGATCGCGCCGGCGCGTGGCGCGAACGTGCTCTGCATCGCGGGCCGCGGCGCCTTCGACGATGCCGCTGTCGCGATCGCCGTGCAGTTGCTCACACGCTTCGGACTCGCACCGGCCGCCGCGACCTACGAACAGTTCCGCAAGCGTCACACCGATCCGGATGCCACCGGCGATGCGACGATCGTCTGCGTGCTCACGCTCGATGCGGCGGAAGCGCCGCTCTATCTGCAGAACCTGCTGCGCCGTGTGCAGGAACGCGCGCCTGCGGCGACGTTGATCGTCGGTGTGGGTGGGCCGGGAGAGAGTGTGGCGGGCGCGAGTGCCGATAGCGATGCGCGCAGCGCCGCGACGTTCCGCGATCTGGTGGGCCTGTGCCTGCTTGCGGGTGGGGTGGCGGCGCGGCCCTGA
- a CDS encoding NHL repeat-containing protein produces the protein MKIRTQQLQQTNVRMSAILAILIATCSLAACGGGGGDDDSSPPPTNPNAPSISVFAGQPDNPGSTTGALASALFDTPVGLFADNSGNLFVADNGNFTISKIANGAVTTLAGTAGANGSADGVGAAAQFGGPEELAVDSADNVYVTDDVAGSDFLAVRKIAALGQVTTVIDPATGQALLTDGSAGIAVDQQSNAYVFTTNTSTGASVLTQITPTGAINVIQLVNSSGTPIGLIDPQDMTVDGTNHLYISDDDTNANGGVLYQVALNGTTGVVTALAGSTATSGATDGPGSTATFDGLGNLTTDSAGNVYANDVNNGTIREISPAGIVTTVAGIAGQFGLNLGQLPQPLPTIDALAIVGQTLYTTAPNRSVVLQISPLP, from the coding sequence ATGAAAATCCGCACTCAGCAGTTGCAGCAAACGAACGTCCGGATGTCCGCCATTCTTGCCATCCTGATTGCCACGTGCAGTCTCGCTGCATGTGGCGGCGGCGGAGGCGACGACGACTCATCGCCACCGCCCACCAACCCCAACGCTCCGTCGATCAGCGTCTTCGCAGGGCAACCGGACAACCCGGGCTCGACAACCGGCGCGCTCGCCTCGGCCCTGTTCGACACGCCCGTGGGTCTCTTCGCGGACAACAGCGGCAACCTGTTTGTCGCCGACAACGGTAACTTCACGATCAGCAAGATCGCCAACGGTGCAGTCACGACGCTCGCAGGCACGGCCGGCGCGAACGGTTCCGCGGATGGCGTCGGCGCTGCCGCACAGTTCGGCGGCCCGGAGGAACTGGCCGTCGATTCCGCGGACAACGTCTACGTCACCGACGATGTGGCCGGTTCCGATTTCCTGGCCGTACGCAAAATCGCGGCGTTGGGTCAGGTGACGACCGTGATCGACCCTGCAACCGGCCAGGCGCTCCTGACCGACGGTAGTGCGGGCATTGCAGTCGACCAGCAGTCCAATGCCTATGTGTTCACGACGAACACGAGCACCGGCGCGAGCGTGCTCACGCAGATCACGCCCACGGGAGCGATCAACGTCATTCAACTGGTCAACTCGTCGGGCACGCCGATTGGTCTCATCGATCCTCAGGACATGACCGTCGACGGCACCAACCATCTGTATATCTCCGACGACGACACCAATGCGAACGGCGGCGTGCTCTACCAGGTCGCGCTGAACGGCACGACCGGTGTAGTGACGGCGCTCGCTGGATCGACGGCGACATCGGGCGCGACGGACGGACCGGGCAGTACCGCTACGTTCGACGGGCTCGGCAATCTCACCACCGATTCCGCAGGCAACGTCTACGCGAACGACGTCAACAACGGCACGATTCGCGAGATTTCGCCGGCGGGGATCGTCACCACGGTTGCCGGTATCGCGGGGCAATTCGGTCTGAACCTCGGGCAATTGCCGCAGCCGTTACCGACGATCGACGCACTGGCCATCGTCGGACAAACGCTCTATACGACCGCGCCGAATCGCAGCGT
- a CDS encoding LysE family translocator yields the protein MNASTAIAAILAALMLGAMSPGPSFIVVARNAIGVSRRDGLASAIGMGLGGVCFAGVALVGLYTLLEAVAWLYAGLKIAGGLYLVYIALKIWRGAAAPFVFDRTEAGARGNLRKSLWLGLSTQLSNPKTSIYYGSIFAALLPQHPPMWCYFVLPPAVFCIEAGWYTIVALGFSSRRPRELYLNSKAWVDRIAATAIAALGLRLMFTAFRRGI from the coding sequence GTGAACGCCTCAACCGCCATTGCCGCTATCCTCGCCGCGCTGATGCTCGGCGCGATGAGCCCGGGTCCGAGTTTCATCGTCGTTGCCCGCAATGCGATCGGCGTGTCGCGTCGCGACGGGCTGGCAAGCGCGATCGGCATGGGGCTAGGCGGCGTGTGTTTCGCGGGGGTGGCGCTGGTCGGCCTGTACACGCTGCTGGAAGCGGTCGCCTGGCTGTATGCGGGGCTGAAAATCGCGGGTGGTTTATATCTCGTGTATATCGCGCTGAAAATCTGGCGCGGTGCAGCGGCGCCGTTTGTCTTCGACCGTACGGAGGCCGGTGCGCGCGGCAATCTGCGCAAGTCGCTGTGGCTCGGGCTGAGCACGCAGTTGAGCAACCCGAAGACGTCGATCTACTACGGCAGCATCTTCGCCGCGCTGCTGCCGCAGCATCCGCCGATGTGGTGTTACTTCGTGCTGCCGCCGGCAGTGTTCTGTATCGAGGCGGGCTGGTACACGATAGTCGCGCTGGGCTTCTCGAGCCGTCGTCCGCGCGAGTTGTATCTGAATTCGAAAGCGTGGGTGGACCGGATCGCGGCGACGGCGATCGCCGCACTTGGTCTGCGTTTGATGTTCACTGCTTTTAGACGCGGTATCTAA
- a CDS encoding DUF2844 domain-containing protein: MNLRIVCSAMAVAAAIAALPAHAELGGAPTWSAGATTSSATASTSATSGTSATLAARRMSANATPYTVNTTTLTGGTVVREYLASNGNVFAVAWQGPQVPELDTLLGTYFPGYVQSLNTARAAHGTGFGAASVQSSDLVVQSGGHMGAFAGRAWLPPALPAGVSANDIQ, translated from the coding sequence ATGAACCTTCGCATCGTTTGCAGTGCGATGGCAGTCGCGGCTGCGATTGCCGCACTGCCCGCCCATGCCGAACTTGGCGGCGCGCCCACGTGGTCGGCCGGCGCCACAACCTCGAGCGCAACCGCTTCGACATCGGCTACGTCCGGCACCTCCGCCACGCTCGCCGCACGTCGCATGAGCGCGAACGCGACGCCCTACACGGTCAATACGACCACGCTGACAGGCGGCACCGTCGTGCGCGAGTACCTCGCCTCGAATGGCAATGTGTTCGCGGTTGCATGGCAAGGACCGCAGGTTCCCGAACTCGACACGCTGCTCGGTACGTACTTTCCGGGTTACGTGCAATCTCTCAATACCGCGCGGGCCGCGCACGGCACCGGCTTCGGTGCAGCGAGCGTGCAGAGCTCGGACCTCGTGGTCCAGAGCGGCGGACATATGGGCGCGTTCGCAGGGCGCGCGTGGTTGCCGCCGGCTCTGCCGGCAGGCGTGAGCGCTAACGACATCCAGTGA
- a CDS encoding methyl-accepting chemotaxis protein yields the protein MSNPQEIVELTHQVKKLATGKISDINDINRETTFLALNALIEAARAGDAGKGFAVVANQVKHVSARISDITTVLNKELAGSLSKLTDLGDSMIERLRSHEGQRCADLALNMIDIVDRNLYERSCDVRWWATDSAVVDCLATGGGQEREHASRRLSVILDSYTVYLDLWIVDASGTVVANGRPQTYSVAGRNIADARWFKEAMKTPSGADFVAGDIEALPLLKNAHVATYATAIREHGAVDGQPLGALVIFFDWATQASAVVKGVRLTDEEWQRTRCMIVDSAFRIIASSDQADGLNEQFRLVTEGHRTGFYRAADGRTTVSFAATPGYESYRGLGWYGVVVQRPPA from the coding sequence ATGTCGAATCCGCAAGAAATCGTCGAACTCACTCATCAGGTCAAGAAGCTGGCCACCGGAAAAATCTCCGACATCAACGACATCAACCGCGAGACCACCTTCCTCGCACTCAACGCGCTGATCGAAGCGGCTCGCGCCGGCGATGCAGGCAAGGGCTTCGCGGTCGTCGCCAACCAGGTCAAGCATGTCTCCGCGCGTATCTCCGACATCACCACGGTGCTGAACAAGGAACTCGCCGGTTCGCTGTCGAAGCTGACCGATCTCGGCGACAGCATGATCGAGCGGCTGCGCTCGCACGAAGGGCAGCGCTGTGCCGATCTCGCGCTGAACATGATCGACATCGTCGATCGCAACCTGTACGAGCGCTCGTGCGACGTGCGCTGGTGGGCCACCGATTCGGCCGTGGTCGACTGTCTCGCAACAGGCGGCGGGCAGGAGCGCGAGCATGCGTCGCGCCGGCTGTCGGTGATACTCGACAGCTACACCGTGTACCTGGACCTGTGGATCGTCGATGCATCGGGCACGGTCGTCGCCAACGGCCGGCCGCAGACTTACTCGGTGGCGGGCCGCAATATTGCCGACGCGCGCTGGTTCAAGGAGGCGATGAAAACGCCATCGGGTGCGGACTTCGTCGCCGGTGACATCGAAGCGTTGCCGCTGCTGAAAAACGCCCACGTCGCCACCTACGCCACCGCGATCCGCGAACACGGTGCCGTGGACGGACAACCGCTCGGCGCGCTGGTGATCTTCTTCGACTGGGCCACGCAGGCATCCGCGGTCGTCAAGGGCGTGCGGCTTACCGACGAGGAATGGCAGCGCACGCGCTGCATGATCGTCGATTCCGCGTTTCGCATCATCGCGAGTTCGGATCAGGCGGATGGACTCAACGAACAGTTCCGCCTCGTCACCGAGGGCCATCGCACCGGCTTCTATCGCGCGGCCGATGGGCGCACCACGGTCTCGTTCGCGGCGACGCCCGGTTACGAGAGTTATCGCGGGCTCGGCTGGTATGGCGTCGTCGTGCAGAGACCGCCTGCTTGA
- a CDS encoding YbhB/YbcL family Raf kinase inhibitor-like protein, with translation MIRRSSLRAFVRPMFAGVFAIATLQAVAAPAPAADAFTLSSPGLADGATLDSRHASSANQCGGANVSPALQWQHVPAGTRSFAVTIYDPDGAKGLGVVHWVQYGIPATLNSLDEGHPAPEGSVGGTNRTGHSGYYGPCPPVGEIAHHYVVQAYALDLAPDALPAGLTRDALLAALKDHVLAATSIVLRYGR, from the coding sequence ATGATCCGCCGATCTTCTCTTCGCGCTTTCGTGCGTCCGATGTTCGCTGGTGTGTTCGCGATAGCGACGCTGCAGGCGGTGGCTGCACCCGCGCCCGCAGCCGATGCGTTCACGTTGTCGTCACCGGGTCTCGCCGACGGCGCGACGCTCGATTCGCGTCATGCATCCAGCGCCAACCAGTGCGGCGGCGCGAATGTTTCGCCCGCACTGCAATGGCAGCACGTACCGGCAGGCACACGCAGTTTTGCGGTCACGATCTACGACCCCGACGGAGCGAAGGGGCTCGGGGTCGTCCATTGGGTGCAATACGGCATTCCGGCAACGCTGAATTCGCTCGATGAAGGACACCCCGCGCCGGAGGGTAGCGTCGGCGGTACGAATCGCACGGGGCATTCGGGCTACTACGGTCCATGCCCGCCGGTCGGGGAGATTGCGCATCACTACGTGGTGCAGGCATACGCGCTCGATCTTGCGCCCGACGCATTGCCGGCCGGACTCACGCGTGACGCGTTGCTGGCGGCGTTGAAGGACCATGTCCTTGCGGCGACGAGTATCGTGTTGCGCTACGGGCGATGA
- a CDS encoding DUF3443 family protein, whose translation MMRKIIWLAAVAGLCAGLTACGGGGGSNNSSSSGNSGTNTGTGTSTGTSSNAANTVQITVSPAGGNVRNYPMVSVTICAANSNASSNCSTVNNVLVDTGSYGLRIFASQIPSATLSGMPNVATTQTMAECTGFGSGDTWGTVRAADIKMSGEIATNLPIQVIQDSSLAASMPSGCTTGPSINTPSVLGANGILGIGAAQSDLGAGTYFSCSGTSCTRTNPTNTQVIANPVVLFPNDNNGVIVEFAQVPDSGAATATGTLVFGIDTQSNNALAGTGATILPTDGNGNMAVSFNGTSYPAGSSGAFLDSGSNGIFFNDPSLSTDSNTFFTPSSTLAMSAVLTAANSTSATVQFNVANADSLFNTGNYAFNNLAGAAPSGLDLGMPFFYGKNVYQGIAGTASTGGGTGPYVAYTSN comes from the coding sequence ATGATGCGCAAGATTATCTGGCTGGCCGCAGTAGCGGGATTGTGTGCAGGGCTCACGGCGTGCGGTGGTGGCGGCGGGAGTAATAACAGTTCGTCGTCGGGTAACTCGGGTACGAATACGGGCACGGGTACTTCAACCGGCACGTCGTCCAATGCGGCGAATACGGTGCAGATCACCGTCTCGCCCGCGGGCGGCAATGTGCGGAATTATCCGATGGTGAGCGTGACGATCTGCGCGGCGAACAGCAATGCATCGTCGAACTGTTCGACGGTCAACAATGTGCTGGTCGACACGGGGTCGTACGGGCTGCGTATCTTCGCTTCGCAGATTCCGAGCGCCACGCTCTCGGGCATGCCGAACGTTGCCACGACGCAGACGATGGCTGAATGCACGGGCTTCGGTTCGGGCGACACGTGGGGCACTGTGCGTGCCGCCGACATCAAGATGTCGGGAGAAATCGCGACGAACCTGCCGATCCAGGTCATTCAGGATTCGTCGCTGGCCGCGTCGATGCCGAGTGGTTGCACGACCGGCCCCAGCATCAACACGCCTTCGGTGCTCGGGGCCAACGGCATTCTCGGCATCGGCGCCGCGCAGAGCGATCTTGGCGCCGGCACGTATTTCTCGTGTTCGGGGACCAGCTGCACCCGGACGAATCCGACAAACACACAGGTCATCGCGAACCCCGTCGTGCTGTTTCCGAACGACAACAACGGCGTGATCGTCGAATTCGCACAGGTACCGGATTCCGGCGCAGCCACCGCAACCGGCACGCTCGTGTTCGGCATCGATACGCAGTCGAACAACGCGCTTGCCGGCACGGGGGCGACGATCCTGCCCACGGACGGCAACGGCAACATGGCTGTCTCCTTCAACGGCACGTCCTATCCGGCAGGTTCATCGGGTGCGTTCCTCGATTCGGGTTCGAACGGCATCTTCTTCAACGATCCTTCGCTATCGACGGACAGCAACACCTTCTTCACTCCGTCGAGCACGCTGGCCATGAGCGCGGTACTGACCGCGGCGAACTCGACATCGGCGACCGTGCAATTCAACGTTGCGAACGCGGACAGTTTGTTCAACACCGGCAACTATGCGTTCAACAATCTCGCCGGGGCGGCGCCGAGCGGCCTCGATCTGGGTATGCCGTTCTTCTATGGCAAGAATGTCTATCAGGGTATTGCGGGGACGGCGTCGACGGGCGGTGGTACGGGCCCGTATGTCGCGTACACGTCTAACTAG